In Stenotrophomonas sp. ASS1, the following proteins share a genomic window:
- a CDS encoding efflux RND transporter periplasmic adaptor subunit, whose amino-acid sequence MSRVWKIVLLVVAVLVLAVVGLRVIGGGKDKAGKPAAGARQGGEDPDAGPVPVTVVDAARQDVPVYASALGTVTAMNTVTVSPQVGGQLMSLNFREGQEVKKGDVLAVIDPRTAQASYDQAVASKRQNEALLATARSNYQRSNAPEYRQFVAKTDLDTQRNQVAQYESAVAANEASMRSAQVQLQYTKVTAPITGIAGIRAVDAGNVVNAGTALVTLTQIHPIHVLFNLPERQLGDVRQAQAAGAVPVAALDRADSHVLSGDGKLDVVDNLISADSGTFKARAIFDNTDNGLWPGQFVNVRMQLRTIAGGVVIPTQAVLRGPDGEYVYVVQGDNTVKMQTVRSGVEVGDSQVQIAEGLKGGERVVSEGQFRLKPGSKVTALKPGETPAVPTEAELKAAEQKNGGGGRRGGGPR is encoded by the coding sequence ATGTCACGTGTTTGGAAGATCGTGCTGCTGGTCGTGGCGGTTCTGGTGCTGGCCGTGGTCGGCCTGCGCGTCATCGGCGGGGGCAAGGACAAGGCTGGAAAGCCGGCAGCGGGAGCGCGCCAGGGTGGCGAAGACCCGGATGCCGGCCCGGTGCCGGTGACCGTGGTGGATGCGGCACGCCAGGACGTGCCGGTCTATGCCAGCGCGCTGGGTACGGTGACCGCAATGAACACCGTCACCGTCAGCCCGCAGGTTGGCGGCCAGCTGATGAGCCTGAATTTCCGCGAAGGCCAGGAAGTGAAGAAGGGCGATGTGCTGGCGGTGATCGACCCGCGCACCGCCCAGGCCAGCTATGACCAGGCCGTGGCCTCCAAGCGCCAGAACGAGGCGCTGCTGGCCACCGCGCGTTCCAACTACCAGCGCTCGAACGCGCCGGAGTATCGCCAGTTCGTCGCCAAGACCGATCTGGATACACAGCGAAACCAAGTGGCACAGTACGAAAGCGCAGTCGCGGCGAACGAGGCCAGCATGCGCTCGGCGCAGGTGCAGCTGCAGTACACCAAGGTCACCGCGCCGATCACCGGCATCGCCGGCATCCGCGCGGTCGACGCCGGCAACGTGGTCAACGCCGGCACCGCGCTGGTCACGCTGACCCAGATCCATCCGATCCACGTGCTGTTCAACCTGCCCGAGCGCCAGCTCGGCGATGTGCGCCAGGCGCAGGCCGCCGGTGCGGTACCCGTCGCGGCACTGGACCGCGCCGATTCGCACGTGCTGTCCGGCGACGGCAAGCTTGACGTGGTCGACAACCTGATCAGTGCCGACAGCGGCACGTTCAAGGCGCGCGCGATCTTCGACAACACCGACAACGGCCTGTGGCCGGGCCAGTTCGTCAACGTGCGCATGCAGCTGCGCACGATTGCCGGTGGCGTGGTCATTCCGACCCAGGCCGTACTGCGTGGCCCGGACGGCGAGTACGTCTATGTGGTGCAGGGCGACAACACGGTGAAGATGCAGACCGTGCGCAGCGGCGTGGAAGTGGGTGACAGCCAGGTGCAGATCGCCGAGGGTCTGAAGGGCGGCGAGCGGGTGGTCAGTGAAGGCCAGTTCCGCTTGAAGCCGGGCAGCAAGGTCACCGCGCTGAAGCCGGGCGAAACCCCGGCGGTGCCGACCGAAGCCGAGCTGAAGGCCGCCGAGCAGAAGAACGGCGGCGGTGGCCGTCGTGGCGGCGGCCCGCGCTGA
- a CDS encoding M20 family metallopeptidase, whose translation MRRSLLLSALLLALPAVAHAQDGQRPEVTAAAQRLQAKVVEWRRDFHQHPELSNREARTSAEVAKRLRAMGLKPKTGIAHHGVVAIIEGGKPGPKIALRADMDALPVAEQTGLPFASKATDQYRGQTVGVMHACGHDAHTATLLGVAEALVSMKKDLPGQVMLIFQPAEEGAPPPEEGGAALMLKEGLFADFKPEAVFGLHVFSSVQAGQIAVRGGPLMAASDRFGIKVIGRQTHGSAPWNGVDPIVATADLVGTAQTIVSRRANLSKQPAVLTFGAINGGIRYNIIPDEVEMVGTIRTFDEGMRQQIFADLRNVAEHTAAAHGAKAVTDIYESEGNPATVNDPALTAKMLPSLQAVVGKDNVYEPPLQMGAEDFSLYAKEVPGMFFFVGSTSVGIDPATAPANHSPKFLLDEKALDVGLRALLQVSLDYLNGAGTPAG comes from the coding sequence ATGCGCCGTTCGCTGCTGCTGTCCGCCCTGCTGCTGGCCCTGCCGGCCGTTGCCCACGCCCAGGACGGGCAACGCCCCGAAGTGACCGCCGCTGCCCAGCGCCTGCAGGCCAAGGTGGTTGAATGGCGCCGCGACTTCCATCAGCACCCGGAACTGTCCAACCGCGAGGCGCGCACCTCGGCCGAGGTCGCCAAGCGCCTGCGTGCGATGGGCTTGAAGCCGAAGACTGGCATCGCCCACCACGGCGTGGTGGCGATCATCGAAGGCGGCAAGCCCGGCCCGAAGATCGCGCTGCGTGCGGACATGGACGCGCTGCCGGTAGCCGAACAGACCGGGCTGCCGTTCGCCTCCAAGGCCACCGACCAGTACCGCGGCCAGACCGTGGGCGTGATGCATGCCTGCGGCCATGACGCGCACACCGCCACCCTGCTGGGCGTGGCCGAAGCGCTGGTGTCGATGAAGAAGGACCTGCCGGGCCAGGTGATGCTGATCTTCCAGCCGGCCGAGGAAGGCGCACCGCCGCCGGAAGAGGGCGGTGCCGCGCTGATGCTGAAGGAAGGCCTGTTCGCCGACTTCAAGCCGGAGGCGGTGTTTGGACTGCATGTGTTCTCCAGCGTGCAGGCCGGCCAGATCGCCGTGCGCGGTGGCCCATTGATGGCTGCCTCGGATCGTTTCGGGATCAAGGTGATCGGTCGCCAGACGCATGGCTCCGCGCCGTGGAACGGTGTCGACCCGATCGTGGCCACCGCTGATCTGGTCGGCACCGCGCAGACCATCGTCAGCCGCCGCGCCAACCTGTCCAAGCAACCGGCGGTGCTGACCTTCGGTGCGATCAACGGGGGCATCCGTTACAACATCATTCCCGATGAAGTGGAGATGGTCGGCACCATCCGCACCTTCGACGAGGGCATGCGCCAGCAGATCTTCGCCGATCTGCGCAACGTGGCCGAACACACCGCCGCCGCGCACGGGGCAAAGGCGGTCACCGACATCTACGAATCAGAAGGCAACCCGGCCACGGTGAACGACCCGGCGCTGACCGCGAAGATGCTGCCGAGCCTGCAGGCGGTGGTGGGCAAGGACAACGTGTACGAGCCACCGCTGCAGATGGGTGCGGAGGATTTCTCGCTGTACGCGAAGGAAGTGCCGGGGATGTTCTTCTTCGTCGGTTCGACCAGCGTGGGCATCGACCCGGCGACGGCGCCGGCGAATCATTCACCGAAGTTCCTGCTGGATGAGAAGGCGCTGGATGTGGGACTGCGCGCGCTGCTGCAGGTGAGCCTGGATTACTTGAACGGTGCCGGCACTCCTGCGGGGTGA
- a CDS encoding TonB-dependent receptor — MLPSRSPRLALLAIALSAACAAHAEAPAVSRNATDLDAVKVTAERTHTDAGALGDRALRDTPFAITAVGREQIEQRQVVSLGEAFLLDPSVSTQVSAYASGWSSPIRNRGLELNYDSYRVNGLQVSSWGTEWPLEVMEQVDLLKGPGGFLYGFGTPGGIVNYITKKPTDTPTFSAQLGWREQGIVSGGIDVGGRFGNEQMFGYRFNAFQETGETFNGGHVDRKVGALSLDARLSDALIWTFDGVFQSRDLREESPQYYFRGLTSLPRPIAGDTDNSVPGTYYDTRSSLLSTGLNWQINSDWKASLSYGVTTSWNDVNKIFAYIDDLNGDYDVNVYELGGKSEWKLAQAMLQGSFRTGPLQHQVVAGISHQTGLGWDRPYEWNLIGRANLYQRHAIRHDAVGSRVMTRGDETVQQAVFASDTVNLGSGWSVLAGWRYNDFETKGRYHTYPVTPTYAVMFKPSEAVTLYASYIESLEAGSRVGNSYINAGDVLDPTISKQYEIGAKVEAARWNANVAAFRLERGANIDELTPAGKRLVQDGITLYEGIEASADLHLNDALTVGGGVTWLDPTYDKLSPGSAAQEGNRTAGAARWSGVLHATYQLPWVDGLETYAAVRYYGDVWYDADNTLKLPDYTLVNAGIGYRLLASGHPVTLRASVENLANRKYWSNAGAGLPRTFAVSVRWEM; from the coding sequence ATGCTGCCTTCCCGTTCTCCCCGTCTGGCCCTGCTGGCCATCGCCCTGTCAGCCGCCTGCGCTGCCCATGCCGAAGCGCCGGCCGTCAGCCGTAACGCCACCGATCTGGATGCGGTGAAGGTCACCGCCGAACGCACCCATACCGACGCTGGCGCACTGGGCGACCGCGCCCTGCGCGACACTCCGTTCGCGATCACCGCTGTTGGCCGCGAGCAGATCGAGCAGCGCCAGGTGGTCTCGCTGGGCGAAGCCTTCCTGCTCGACCCTTCGGTCAGCACCCAGGTCAGCGCCTATGCCAGTGGCTGGAGCTCGCCCATCCGCAACCGCGGTCTGGAGCTGAACTACGACAGCTACCGGGTCAATGGCCTGCAGGTCTCTTCCTGGGGCACCGAATGGCCGCTGGAAGTGATGGAACAGGTCGATCTGCTGAAAGGCCCGGGCGGATTCCTGTATGGCTTCGGCACCCCCGGCGGCATCGTCAATTACATCACCAAGAAGCCGACGGACACGCCCACCTTCTCCGCCCAGCTGGGCTGGCGCGAACAGGGCATCGTCAGCGGCGGCATCGACGTTGGCGGCCGCTTCGGCAACGAGCAGATGTTCGGCTACCGCTTCAACGCCTTCCAGGAAACAGGCGAGACCTTCAATGGCGGACACGTCGATCGCAAGGTGGGCGCACTGTCGCTGGACGCGCGCCTGAGCGATGCGCTCATCTGGACCTTCGACGGAGTGTTCCAGTCGCGCGACCTGCGCGAGGAATCACCGCAGTACTACTTCCGTGGCCTGACCTCGTTGCCGCGGCCGATCGCCGGAGATACCGACAACAGCGTGCCCGGCACCTACTACGACACACGCTCCAGCCTGCTGTCGACCGGCTTGAACTGGCAGATCAACAGCGACTGGAAAGCCAGCCTGAGTTACGGCGTCACCACCTCGTGGAATGACGTCAACAAGATCTTCGCCTACATCGACGATCTCAACGGCGACTACGACGTCAACGTCTACGAACTGGGTGGCAAGAGCGAGTGGAAGCTGGCCCAGGCGATGCTGCAGGGCAGCTTCCGCACCGGCCCCCTTCAGCATCAGGTGGTGGCGGGCATCAGCCACCAGACCGGACTGGGCTGGGACCGCCCCTACGAGTGGAACCTGATTGGCCGCGCCAACCTGTACCAGCGCCATGCCATCCGCCACGACGCCGTTGGTTCGCGGGTGATGACCCGCGGCGACGAGACGGTGCAGCAGGCGGTGTTCGCAAGCGATACGGTGAACCTCGGCAGCGGCTGGTCGGTGCTGGCGGGCTGGCGCTACAACGACTTCGAAACCAAGGGGCGGTACCACACCTACCCGGTCACCCCGACCTACGCCGTGATGTTCAAGCCCAGCGAGGCGGTCACCCTCTACGCCAGCTACATCGAGTCGCTCGAAGCGGGCAGCCGCGTAGGCAACAGCTACATCAACGCCGGTGACGTGCTTGATCCCACCATCAGCAAGCAGTACGAGATCGGGGCCAAGGTCGAAGCGGCGCGTTGGAATGCGAACGTGGCCGCGTTTCGGCTGGAACGTGGTGCCAACATCGATGAGCTCACGCCGGCCGGCAAGCGCCTGGTGCAGGACGGCATCACGCTGTACGAAGGCATTGAAGCCAGTGCCGACCTGCACCTCAACGATGCACTGACCGTCGGCGGCGGCGTCACCTGGCTGGATCCGACCTACGACAAGCTGTCCCCGGGCAGCGCCGCACAGGAAGGCAACCGCACCGCCGGTGCTGCGCGCTGGAGCGGGGTACTGCACGCCACCTACCAGCTGCCGTGGGTAGACGGCTTGGAAACCTACGCCGCCGTGCGCTACTACGGCGATGTCTGGTATGACGCCGACAACACCCTGAAGCTGCCTGACTACACGCTGGTGAATGCAGGCATCGGCTATCGCCTGCTGGCGTCCGGCCATCCGGTGACCCTGCGTGCCAGCGTCGAGAACCTGGCCAACCGGAAGTACTGGTCCAACGCCGGCGCCGGCCTGCCGCGCACGTTCGCGGTGAGCGTGCGCTGGGAGATGTAA
- a CDS encoding efflux RND transporter permease subunit, whose translation MNLSGPFIRRPIGTALLAIGLFMVGLICYLRLGVSALPNIEIPVIFVHASQSGADAATMASTVTAPLERHLGQLPGIDRMRSSSSEGSSLVFMIFQSGHNIDSAALDVQTAINSAQADLPSGMGSPMYQKANPNDDPVIAIALTSQTQSADELYNVADSLLAQRIRQISGVASVDIAGASTPAVRVDVNLRLMNALGLTADDLRNAVRAANVTSPTGFLSDGNTTTAIIANDSVARAADFADLVVKTQGDGRVIRLKDIANVYDGQQDAYQAAWFDHKPAVVMYVFTRAGANIVETVDRVKAQIPALRDYLQPGTTMTPYFDRTPTIRSSLHEVQITLLISLAMVVLTMALFLRRLAPTLIAAVTVPLSLAGAALVMYVMGFTLNNLSLLALVIAIGFVVDDAIVVIENIMRHLDEGMPRMQAALTGAREIGFTIVSITASLVAVFIPLLFASGMMGAFFREFTVTLVAAIVVSMIVSLTLTPALCSRFLSAHDHSAPPSRFGRWLDAGHERMLRIYTVFLDFSLRHALLLSLTPLLLIGATVFLFGAVKKGAFPPQDTGLIWGRANSSATVSFEDMVARQRRITDMLMADPAVKTVGVRLGSGRQGSSAQFNVELKSRKEGRRETTAHALARLSAKADRYPDLQLRLRAIQDLPSNDGGGSSQGAQYRISLQGNDLASLQEWLPKLQAELKKNPKLRDVGTDVDNAGLRQNIEIDRAKAARLGVSVGAIDGALYGAFGQRQISTIYSDINQYSVVVNALPSQTATPAALDEVHVRARNGDMVPLTAVAKQVPGLAPSQITHENQYTTMDLSYNLAPNVSMGEAKAIIDATVAGMRMPGDIRLADDAGFGFNSDPSDMLILVFAAILTVYLVLGMLYESLIHPVTILSTLPAAGVGALLALFGTNTELSVISMIALVLLIGIVKKNAIMMIDFALVAQREHGLAPREAAREASIVRFRPIMMTTMVAILAAVPLAIGLGEGSELRRPLGIAMIGGLLFSQSLTLLSTPALYVIFSCLAERWRARRARRREAKLLKRAQRA comes from the coding sequence ATGAACCTGTCCGGCCCCTTCATCCGCCGCCCGATCGGCACCGCGCTGCTGGCCATCGGCCTGTTCATGGTCGGCCTGATCTGCTACCTGCGGCTGGGCGTGTCGGCGCTGCCGAACATCGAGATCCCGGTGATCTTCGTGCACGCCAGCCAGTCCGGTGCCGATGCGGCAACCATGGCCTCCACGGTCACCGCGCCGCTGGAACGTCATCTCGGCCAGCTGCCGGGCATCGACCGCATGCGCTCGTCGAGCTCGGAAGGCAGCTCGCTGGTGTTCATGATCTTCCAGAGCGGCCACAACATCGATTCGGCCGCGCTGGACGTACAGACCGCGATCAATTCGGCGCAGGCCGACCTGCCCTCGGGCATGGGCTCGCCGATGTACCAGAAGGCGAACCCGAACGACGACCCGGTGATCGCCATCGCGCTGACTTCGCAGACGCAGTCGGCCGACGAGCTGTACAACGTCGCCGATTCGCTGCTGGCGCAGCGCATCCGCCAGATCAGCGGTGTTGCTTCGGTCGACATCGCCGGTGCCTCGACGCCGGCGGTGCGTGTGGACGTCAACCTGCGCCTGATGAACGCACTCGGCCTGACCGCCGATGACCTGCGCAACGCGGTGCGTGCGGCCAACGTGACCTCGCCCACCGGCTTCCTCAGCGATGGCAACACCACCACCGCGATCATCGCCAACGATTCGGTGGCACGCGCCGCCGACTTCGCCGACCTGGTGGTCAAGACCCAGGGCGATGGCCGGGTGATCCGGTTGAAGGACATCGCCAACGTCTACGACGGCCAGCAGGACGCCTACCAGGCGGCGTGGTTCGACCACAAACCGGCGGTGGTGATGTACGTGTTCACCCGCGCCGGCGCCAACATCGTCGAAACCGTGGACCGGGTCAAGGCACAGATCCCCGCGCTGCGCGACTACCTGCAGCCGGGCACCACGATGACGCCGTACTTCGACCGTACGCCGACCATCCGCTCGTCGCTGCATGAAGTACAGATCACTCTGCTGATCAGCCTGGCGATGGTGGTGCTGACCATGGCGCTGTTCCTGCGCCGGCTGGCACCCACGCTGATCGCCGCAGTGACCGTGCCGCTGTCGCTGGCCGGTGCCGCGCTGGTGATGTACGTGATGGGTTTCACCCTGAACAACCTGAGCCTGCTGGCGCTGGTGATCGCGATCGGCTTCGTGGTCGACGATGCGATCGTGGTGATCGAGAACATCATGCGCCACCTCGACGAAGGCATGCCGCGGATGCAGGCAGCGCTGACCGGCGCGCGCGAGATCGGCTTCACCATCGTCTCGATCACCGCCTCGCTGGTGGCGGTGTTCATCCCGCTGCTGTTCGCCAGCGGCATGATGGGCGCGTTCTTCCGCGAGTTCACCGTCACCCTGGTGGCGGCCATCGTGGTCTCGATGATCGTCTCGCTGACGCTGACCCCGGCGCTGTGCAGCCGCTTCCTCAGCGCCCACGACCACAGCGCGCCGCCGTCGCGCTTCGGCCGCTGGCTGGATGCCGGCCACGAGCGCATGCTGCGCATCTACACCGTGTTCCTGGATTTCTCGCTGCGCCATGCGCTGCTGCTGTCGCTGACGCCGCTGCTGCTGATCGGTGCCACCGTTTTCCTGTTCGGCGCGGTGAAGAAGGGCGCGTTCCCGCCGCAGGACACCGGCCTGATCTGGGGCCGCGCCAACTCCAGCGCCACCGTCTCCTTCGAGGACATGGTCGCCCGCCAGCGCCGCATCACCGACATGCTGATGGCCGACCCGGCGGTGAAGACCGTGGGTGTGCGCCTGGGCAGCGGTCGCCAGGGCTCCAGCGCACAGTTCAACGTCGAGCTGAAATCACGCAAGGAAGGCCGCCGCGAAACCACCGCACATGCCCTGGCGCGACTGAGCGCCAAGGCCGACCGCTACCCCGACCTGCAGCTGCGCCTGCGCGCGATCCAGGACCTGCCCAGCAACGATGGCGGTGGCTCCAGCCAGGGTGCGCAGTACCGCATCTCGCTGCAGGGCAATGACCTGGCGTCACTGCAGGAATGGCTGCCCAAGCTGCAGGCGGAGCTGAAGAAGAACCCGAAGCTGCGCGACGTCGGCACCGATGTGGACAATGCCGGGCTGCGCCAGAACATCGAGATCGACCGTGCCAAGGCCGCCCGCCTGGGTGTTTCGGTCGGCGCCATCGACGGCGCTCTGTACGGTGCGTTCGGCCAGCGCCAGATCTCGACCATCTATTCGGACATCAACCAGTACAGCGTGGTGGTCAACGCCCTGCCCTCGCAGACCGCTACTCCGGCGGCGCTGGACGAGGTGCATGTGCGTGCGCGCAACGGCGACATGGTGCCGCTCACGGCGGTGGCCAAGCAGGTGCCGGGACTGGCGCCTTCGCAGATCACCCATGAGAACCAGTACACGACGATGGACCTCAGCTACAACCTGGCGCCGAACGTGAGCATGGGCGAGGCCAAGGCGATCATCGACGCGACCGTGGCCGGCATGCGCATGCCCGGCGACATCCGCCTGGCTGATGACGCCGGCTTCGGCTTCAACTCCGACCCCAGCGACATGCTGATCCTGGTGTTTGCCGCGATCCTGACCGTGTACCTGGTGCTGGGCATGCTGTACGAGAGCCTGATCCACCCGGTCACCATCCTGTCCACGCTGCCGGCGGCGGGCGTGGGTGCGCTGCTGGCGTTGTTCGGCACCAATACCGAACTGTCGGTGATCTCGATGATCGCGCTGGTGCTGCTGATCGGCATCGTCAAGAAGAACGCGATCATGATGATCGACTTCGCGCTGGTGGCGCAGCGCGAACATGGGCTGGCACCGCGCGAAGCGGCACGCGAGGCCAGCATCGTGCGCTTCCGCCCGATCATGATGACCACGATGGTGGCGATCCTGGCTGCTGTGCCGCTGGCGATCGGCCTGGGCGAAGGGTCCGAGCTGCGGCGTCCGCTGGGTATCGCGATGATCGGCGGCCTGCTGTTCTCGCAGAGCCTGACCCTGCTCAGCACGCCGGCGCTGTACGTGATCTTCTCCTGCCTGGCCGAGCGCTGGCGCGCACGTCGCGCACGCAGGCGCGAAGCGAAGCTGCTCAAGCGCGCGCAACGGGCGTAG
- a CDS encoding efflux RND transporter permease subunit yields the protein MGFSTIFIRRPIATSLLMAGLLLLGILGYRKLPVSALPEIDAPSLVVTTQYPGANATTMASLVTTPLERQFGQISGLELMTSDSSAGLSTIILQFSMDRNIDIAAQDVQAAIRQATLPSSLPYQPVYNRVNPADAAIVTLKLTSDTRPLRDVNNYADSILAQRLSQVQGVGLVSIAGNVRPAVRIQVNPAQLSNMGLTLEQLRSALTQANVNAPKGSLNGKTQSYSIGTNDQLTSAAEYRDTIISYKNGRPVRLSDVAEVVDGVENDQLAAWADGKPAVLLEVRRQPGANIVQTVERIRAILPQLQGVLPADVHLEIFNDRTETIRASVHEVQFTLILTIGLVVAVIFVFLRRLWATIIPSVAVPLSLAGTFAVMAFAGMSLDNLSLMALVVATGFVVDDAIVMIENIVRYIEQGKSGKEAAEIGARQIGFTVLSLTVSLVAVFLPLLLMPGVTGRLFHEFAWVLSIAVVLSMLISLTLTPMMCAYLLKPDALPEGEDAHERAAAAGKQNLWTRTVGLYEYSLDWVLGHQRLTLAVAGGALVLTVLLYVLIPKGLLPEQDTGLITGVVQADQNIAFPQMEQRTRQVAEALRQDPDVTGVSAFIGAGSMNPTLNQGQLSIVLKERSQRDGLDEILPRLQKAVAGIPGVALYLKPVQDVTLDTRVAATEYQYSLSDVDSAEVATQATRLTEALRKRPELADVDNNLSNQGRALELNIDRDKASVLGVPMQTIDDTLYDAFGQRQISTIFTELNQYRVVLEVAPEFRTSTALMEQLAVASNGAGALTGTNATSFGQVTSSNSSTATGIGAQNTGITVGAGNIIPLSALAEGKVSSAPLVVSHQQQLPAVTVSFNVAPGYSLSEAVRAIQETKDSLDMPAHLHAEFIGKAAEFTGSQTDVVWLLLASLVVIYIVLGVLYESYIHPITIISTLPPAGVGALLALMLCGLSLSVDGIVGIVLLIGIVKKNGIMMVDFAIEARRAGANAHEAIRRACLLRFRPIMMTTAAAMLGALPLALGTGIGSELRRPLGIAIVGGLLLSQLVTLYTTPVIYLYMERFSEWLARRREQRALRDGSLQEPQA from the coding sequence GTGGGCTTTTCGACGATCTTCATCCGCCGCCCCATCGCCACCTCGCTGCTGATGGCGGGCCTGTTGCTGCTGGGCATCCTCGGTTACCGCAAGCTGCCGGTGTCGGCGCTGCCGGAAATCGATGCGCCCAGCCTGGTGGTCACCACCCAGTACCCCGGCGCCAACGCCACCACCATGGCCTCGCTGGTCACCACGCCGCTGGAGCGCCAGTTCGGGCAGATCTCCGGGCTGGAGCTGATGACCTCCGACTCGTCGGCCGGGTTGTCCACGATCATCCTGCAGTTCTCGATGGACCGGAACATCGACATTGCCGCGCAGGACGTGCAGGCGGCGATCCGCCAGGCCACCCTGCCCTCGTCGCTGCCCTACCAGCCGGTCTACAACCGGGTGAATCCGGCCGACGCGGCCATCGTCACCCTGAAACTGACCTCTGACACGCGCCCGCTGCGCGACGTCAACAACTACGCCGACTCGATCCTGGCCCAGCGACTGTCGCAGGTGCAGGGCGTGGGCCTGGTCTCGATCGCCGGCAACGTGCGCCCGGCCGTGCGCATCCAGGTCAATCCGGCCCAGCTGTCGAACATGGGCCTGACCCTGGAACAGCTGCGCAGCGCGCTGACCCAGGCCAACGTCAACGCGCCGAAGGGTTCGCTGAACGGCAAGACCCAGTCCTACAGCATTGGTACCAACGACCAGCTCACCAGTGCCGCCGAGTACCGCGACACCATCATCAGCTACAAGAACGGACGTCCCGTGCGTTTGTCCGACGTGGCCGAAGTGGTTGATGGCGTGGAGAACGACCAGCTGGCCGCCTGGGCCGATGGCAAGCCGGCGGTGCTGCTGGAAGTGCGCCGCCAGCCCGGCGCCAACATCGTGCAGACCGTCGAGCGCATCCGCGCGATCCTGCCGCAGCTGCAGGGCGTGCTGCCAGCCGACGTGCACCTGGAGATCTTCAACGACCGTACGGAGACCATCCGCGCCTCGGTGCATGAGGTGCAGTTCACCCTGATCCTGACCATCGGCCTGGTGGTGGCGGTGATCTTCGTGTTCCTGCGCCGCCTGTGGGCCACGATCATTCCCTCGGTGGCGGTGCCGTTGTCGCTGGCCGGCACCTTCGCGGTGATGGCCTTTGCCGGCATGTCGCTGGACAACCTCTCGCTGATGGCGCTGGTGGTGGCCACCGGCTTCGTGGTCGACGATGCGATCGTGATGATCGAGAACATCGTGCGTTACATCGAGCAGGGCAAGAGTGGCAAGGAAGCGGCCGAAATCGGTGCGCGCCAGATCGGCTTCACCGTGCTGTCGCTGACCGTTTCGCTGGTGGCGGTGTTCCTGCCGCTGCTGCTGATGCCCGGCGTCACCGGCCGCCTGTTCCACGAGTTCGCGTGGGTGCTGAGCATCGCCGTCGTGCTGTCGATGCTGATCTCGCTGACGCTGACCCCGATGATGTGCGCCTACCTGCTCAAGCCCGACGCCCTGCCCGAGGGCGAGGATGCGCATGAGCGCGCAGCGGCGGCCGGCAAACAGAACCTGTGGACGCGCACCGTCGGCCTGTACGAGTACAGCCTGGACTGGGTGCTGGGCCACCAGCGCCTGACCCTGGCCGTGGCCGGCGGCGCACTGGTGCTGACCGTGCTGCTGTACGTGCTGATTCCCAAGGGCCTGCTGCCCGAACAGGACACCGGCCTGATCACCGGCGTGGTGCAGGCCGACCAGAACATCGCTTTCCCGCAGATGGAACAGCGCACAAGGCAGGTTGCCGAAGCGCTGCGCCAGGACCCGGACGTGACCGGCGTGTCGGCGTTCATCGGTGCCGGCAGCATGAACCCCACGCTCAACCAGGGCCAGCTGTCGATCGTGCTGAAGGAGCGCAGCCAGCGTGATGGCCTGGATGAGATCCTGCCGCGCCTGCAGAAGGCGGTAGCCGGTATTCCGGGCGTGGCCCTGTACCTGAAACCGGTGCAGGACGTGACCCTCGATACCCGCGTGGCCGCCACCGAATACCAGTACTCGCTGTCGGACGTGGACAGCGCCGAAGTGGCCACGCAGGCCACGCGCCTGACCGAAGCGCTGCGCAAGCGCCCGGAACTGGCCGACGTGGACAACAACCTGTCCAACCAGGGCCGCGCGCTTGAACTGAACATCGACCGCGACAAGGCCAGTGTGCTGGGCGTGCCGATGCAGACCATCGACGACACGCTCTACGATGCGTTCGGCCAGCGCCAGATCTCGACCATCTTCACCGAACTCAACCAGTATCGGGTTGTGCTGGAAGTGGCGCCGGAGTTCCGTACCAGCACCGCGCTGATGGAACAGCTGGCCGTGGCTTCCAACGGCGCCGGCGCGCTGACCGGCACCAATGCCACCAGCTTCGGCCAGGTCACATCGTCCAACTCGTCCACCGCCACCGGCATCGGCGCGCAGAACACCGGCATCACGGTCGGCGCCGGCAACATCATTCCGCTGTCGGCGCTGGCCGAAGGCAAGGTCAGCAGTGCGCCGCTGGTGGTCAGCCACCAGCAGCAGCTGCCGGCAGTGACGGTCTCGTTCAACGTGGCGCCGGGCTATTCGCTGTCCGAAGCAGTGCGTGCGATCCAGGAGACCAAGGACAGCCTGGACATGCCGGCACACCTGCATGCCGAATTCATCGGCAAGGCCGCCGAATTCACCGGCAGCCAGACCGATGTGGTGTGGCTGCTGCTGGCCTCGCTGGTGGTGATCTACATCGTGCTGGGCGTGCTCTATGAGAGCTACATCCACCCGATCACGATCATCTCCACGCTGCCGCCGGCCGGTGTCGGCGCGCTGCTGGCACTGATGCTGTGCGGGCTGAGCCTGTCGGTGGATGGCATCGTCGGCATCGTGCTGCTGATCGGCATCGTCAAGAAGAACGGCATCATGATGGTGGACTTCGCGATCGAGGCGCGCCGCGCCGGCGCCAACGCGCATGAAGCGATCCGCCGCGCCTGTCTGCTGCGCTTCCGCCCGATCATGATGACCACCGCCGCGGCCATGCTCGGCGCGCTGCCGTTGGCACTGGGCACCGGCATCGGTTCGGAACTGCGCCGCCCGCTGGGCATCGCCATCGTCGGCGGCCTGCTGCTGTCGCAGCTGGTCACCCTGTACACCACGCCGGTGATCTACCTGTATATGGAGCGCTTCTCCGAATGGCTGGCCCGCCGCCGCGAGCAGCGCGCACTGCGCGACGGTTCGCTGCAGGAGCCGCAGGCATGA